Proteins from one Candidatus Omnitrophota bacterium genomic window:
- a CDS encoding DUF2442 domain-containing protein, whose translation MFLHVTHVQYLNDYRLRLEFNDGKVKDLDLKNELYGEIFEPLNDIDLFKKVYVNPDTGTIEWPNGADFAPEFLFEKGRKVRKSA comes from the coding sequence ATGTTTTTGCATGTAACTCATGTACAGTATTTGAATGACTACCGGCTGCGGCTGGAATTTAACGATGGGAAAGTCAAGGACCTGGACTTGAAAAACGAATTGTACGGCGAAATCTTCGAGCCGTTGAACGATATCGATCTCTTCAAGAAGGTCTACGTCAATCCCGATACGGGCACGATCGAATGGCCCAACGGCGCCGATTTCGCCCCGGAATTCCTTTTTGAGAAAGGGCGGAAAGTCAGGAAAAGCGCCTGA
- a CDS encoding addiction module antidote protein, which produces MAKTITIRYDVAEHLRTPEEMAAYLEACLEEANGDAAFVAKALGDIARAKGMSQVARDAGLSRESLYKTLSGERTPNFDTILKVMGALGLKFHAEAARTAEASAKPSAPSNARASRG; this is translated from the coding sequence ATGGCCAAAACCATCACGATTCGTTACGATGTCGCCGAGCACCTTCGCACGCCGGAGGAAATGGCGGCCTATCTGGAAGCCTGCCTAGAAGAAGCTAATGGCGACGCCGCCTTCGTCGCCAAGGCGCTGGGCGATATCGCCCGCGCCAAGGGCATGTCTCAGGTAGCGCGCGATGCTGGTCTATCCCGCGAAAGCCTTTACAAAACGCTTTCTGGAGAGCGTACTCCCAACTTCGACACTATCCTAAAGGTCATGGGAGCGCTGGGTTTGAAATTTCATGCGGAAGCCGCTCGCACAGCTGAAGCATCAGCCAAACCAAGCGCGCCATCCAACGCTCGCGCCTCGCGCGGCTAA
- a CDS encoding DUF2442 domain-containing protein, which translates to MFLHVTHVQYLKDYQLRLEFNDGKVKDLDLKNELYGEIFEPLNDIDLFNKVYINPDTGTIEWPNGADFAPEFLYEKGRKVRKST; encoded by the coding sequence ATGTTTTTGCATGTAACTCATGTACAGTACTTGAAAGACTACCAGCTGCGGCTGGAATTTAACGATGGGAAAGTCAAAGACCTGGACTTGAAAAACGAATTGTACGGCGAAATCTTCGAGCCGTTAAACGATATCGATCTCTTTAATAAGGTCTACATCAATCCCGATACGGGCACAATCGAATGGCCCAACGGCGCCGACTTCGCCCCGGAATTCCTTTACGAGAAAGGGCGGAAAGTCAGGAAAAGCACGTAA
- a CDS encoding AAA family ATPase has translation MNYLEKVEIKGFWGNRDISISFNPDVNFLIGVNGSGKTTVINLIAAALNADFPTLDRLPFNSMQLQLREVNGNSTPSIEVEKKPQERSPYPSISFSIKSKETDKAVNYSLDQIEEGRIYRTASHEYYHSYPARHSQRLGKIHYDIIEHLSGLVNISWLSIHRTTASYRSKEERSFESTIDQKLSELSNEFIKYFSLLDKQSAIEIDRFQQTIFLSLLSDESESEVFSILKSLDPDNEKQELIKIFKLFRLDENEYLKSVERHFDSYSKLFQKLSNSSGFRLEDLSVLIGTRRIHSIVQDWSKLTEKQKDIYKPRNTFLNVVNSLMQRKEIKINEKNELEVKTQSKKIFPLKFLSSGEKQLLIILGEALLQQSAPWIYIADEPELSLHVTWQESLVRNLRNVNPKAQIIFATHSPDIVSNFHDRVFDMEKVVS, from the coding sequence ATGAACTACCTTGAAAAAGTGGAAATTAAGGGATTCTGGGGGAATAGAGATATTTCGATATCATTCAATCCTGATGTTAACTTCCTTATTGGAGTAAATGGTTCAGGAAAAACAACTGTAATAAACCTGATAGCCGCTGCTCTAAATGCTGATTTTCCGACTCTTGACCGGCTTCCCTTTAACTCAATGCAGCTTCAACTAAGAGAGGTGAATGGAAACAGTACGCCATCAATAGAAGTGGAGAAGAAACCCCAAGAAAGATCTCCTTATCCATCTATTAGTTTCAGTATAAAATCCAAAGAAACTGACAAGGCCGTAAATTATTCTTTAGATCAGATTGAAGAAGGCCGCATTTATAGAACAGCCTCTCATGAATACTATCACTCTTATCCTGCACGTCACTCACAAAGGTTAGGAAAAATACATTACGATATAATTGAGCATCTTAGCGGTTTGGTAAATATTAGCTGGCTGTCAATTCATCGTACTACTGCTTCATATCGCTCAAAAGAGGAGAGGAGTTTCGAATCTACTATTGATCAAAAACTGAGCGAATTATCAAACGAGTTTATTAAATACTTCTCTCTTCTTGATAAACAATCTGCAATTGAAATAGATAGATTTCAACAAACAATTTTTCTCTCTTTATTATCGGATGAAAGCGAAAGTGAAGTTTTTTCTATCCTTAAGAGCCTTGATCCTGATAATGAAAAGCAAGAATTGATCAAAATATTTAAGCTTTTTAGATTGGATGAAAATGAATATCTAAAGAGTGTTGAAAGACATTTTGATTCTTATTCGAAATTGTTTCAGAAGTTATCTAATAGTTCTGGCTTTCGCTTAGAGGATTTGAGTGTTCTTATCGGTACTCGAAGAATACATTCTATCGTCCAGGATTGGAGCAAACTCACTGAAAAACAGAAGGATATCTACAAACCACGGAATACATTTTTGAATGTAGTTAATTCATTAATGCAGCGGAAGGAAATCAAAATAAATGAGAAAAATGAACTAGAAGTAAAAACGCAGTCAAAAAAAATTTTTCCTCTTAAGTTCCTTTCATCAGGAGAGAAACAATTGCTTATTATTCTAGGTGAAGCTTTACTTCAACAATCAGCACCATGGATATATATTGCAGATGAACCGGAACTATCATTGCATGTTACTTGGCAAGAAAGCCTTGTCCGAAACCTGAGAAACGTTAATCCTAAAGCACAAATCATTTTTGCTACACACTCACCAGATATAGTGAGTAACTTTCATGATCGTGTATTCGATATGGAAAAGGTAGTATCATGA